The following proteins come from a genomic window of Candidatus Protochlamydia phocaeensis:
- a CDS encoding RHS repeat-associated core domain-containing protein — protein sequence MHAIRQFILSYFIFAAVFLFAEEESSLPTGSSSVATTEGLPSNLVNQSVCVITGEFVDQSTDAVLAGPEPLVMSRFYSSQDIGGWGGGGWSTNQRDISCVAERFSQHPDKRNTKCLSFILAQSSGARLTYEHDLLTKSELKKRPVEPQLVVPKGLTNGGDEISGKTNIKNQKVFFFGGQEYMQIVSGAGHIRYYHKRAVINAGTIYHQTAEYKINGAAILYEQGDIQFHTKKITCRNLATQQDYSYLEFKQPGKFRDHLTLDLKTSDGKSIRYKFHKHKPHEYPIAYYLEEVTKPHMLSERYEYSERESDKYLNLSHKWIAGRRMLAVDYYHRTTNHVGGAIGSISLEKKDYRLDRVKRLRAPVGEDGELIPIYRFEYHINRKKNSHGEEELLDGKTNVYDAYWHKQTYAFDRNHRLKSHLKYTGTADYAPYSTEGYVWGKEETPYEGFLLGKYLKDKDGRVHHGRYFAYDESGNVTVKALCGRLTGLPCPDIELNESQLPKNNGYECERKFYKYSDDGLNLLKKEEDSNGTVIRYTYKTNPDKSKTDLLASKLTYVNHQISLREFYHYDHNGVMIKKIIDNGTSRDENDLTGFKERHITYYFPRMAMPVGLPERIDEMYLDPYSGTEKLLKRTGCHYSTEGHLLKQDIFDSNGQYVYSQFWDYDAQGHAIRETNALGETITRKYDEYGNLASQQGPGLDYCIANTYDQANRLIRQEEKHTDGKCFVTHNRYNYLNQCIAAVNPYGHETVQEYDDLGRVVAIHLPAIANERGELEHPVIRKEYDVAGNPICVTDAKGRVTRTEYNIRGQPLRITYPDGSQEQFFYRLDGQLWQKVEKNGKRTAYLRDYQGRVLTETVYAANGEILKCRAWDYNAFHMLSFIDEEGLLTTYEYDSAGRLSVLVKGDQRKEHTYDTLGRLVEIKELTGDQPQDFRRYVKAYDLLDRITEERIEAPDGTVLHVDRFAYDCRGNKTLVQSGNQVTLTEYNAHGNPVKIIDALGQMTHVVYNTAFLNEYQQYVLQTTTTDPLGYQIIHTYDTANRLVDEKRLNPFGVLTAHQHIFYDLCGNKVRVIDGVILEGQFQRAIETIYFYTLDNQVEALVEAAWQPEQKITRYSYNEFGQQAAKIKPDGTILFYDYDAEGRMKSMRSSDGTLWYIYDYNRSNQIVKVTDLIHQTATERAYDSLGQVIGEKLGNGLNLAYCFDRAGRARFVILPDQTGIEYVYNALDLKEIHRLKEGKRLYSHIESFHNLSGLTTEAQLVGQNGGIHYQYDALNRCTGIQADALRQSVPAGGYDAAGNLRQYQAQGLDYSFQYDDLYQIKAEAGHVQHTYQNDSLANRRLKDGQVHVLNALNQLIQRGEEHYSYDANGNLIQRKTGTETTSYTYDALDRLVQVSKEGMVIRYAYDAFNRRLTKRQEGRPDQHFFYQGQEEIGAWENGAITELKLLSKGKRSPAVAIEIKQQVYVPIQDLFGHVACLLDLQGQVVERYRYTAFGETQILDSTDQVLSESLTGNPWRYANKRWDGETGFVAFGLRYYDPDLGRWVTADPAGFEDGPNLYAYVHNSPLIYHDQFGLFTELLPIAINFFMNYAMQDPINLPIQSAKCESNKVYPIEDGLLDYWDQTRPIPDSFYHKQSTVFNLNDGFIDPETGKAFNFPEDPNFRVYYSNGINTSKKECIENMIHLSKTLNYNVMGIYSPSFGPVMDLYYYSQNHYRFKAYETVDVMCKEWDNFLKSSLDNRIAMIPHSRGVSYTRNGLAMFPEDLRQRIDVIALAPGGYIDPGLCKSVFHILSKRDFVPLADPIGMIRCHESIIYLNPHSDADWHDHGCQSPTFQDSIRVNFKKVRYQ from the coding sequence ATGCATGCAATCCGCCAATTCATTCTGAGTTATTTCATCTTTGCCGCTGTTTTCCTCTTTGCAGAAGAGGAAAGCTCGCTTCCGACGGGTTCGAGTTCGGTGGCAACGACAGAAGGTTTGCCGTCCAATCTTGTCAACCAATCCGTCTGTGTTATTACAGGCGAATTTGTCGATCAAAGCACCGATGCTGTTTTAGCCGGCCCTGAACCGCTTGTGATGAGCCGTTTTTATTCCAGCCAAGATATAGGCGGTTGGGGTGGGGGAGGATGGAGTACGAATCAGCGCGATATAAGCTGTGTCGCAGAACGCTTTTCCCAGCATCCGGACAAACGAAATACGAAATGTCTATCTTTCATCCTCGCCCAGTCGTCCGGCGCGCGGTTGACTTATGAGCATGATCTGCTGACGAAAAGCGAGCTGAAGAAGCGTCCGGTAGAGCCGCAGTTAGTTGTCCCGAAAGGATTGACGAATGGAGGGGATGAAATTAGCGGAAAGACGAATATCAAAAACCAAAAAGTGTTCTTCTTCGGTGGGCAAGAATACATGCAGATTGTCTCCGGAGCCGGCCATATCCGCTATTATCACAAACGGGCTGTGATAAATGCTGGTACAATATATCACCAGACAGCCGAGTATAAAATCAACGGGGCGGCTATTCTTTATGAGCAAGGAGATATCCAATTCCATACGAAAAAAATTACCTGCCGGAATTTGGCGACCCAGCAAGATTACAGTTATTTAGAATTTAAGCAGCCTGGAAAATTTAGAGATCATTTAACGCTTGATCTGAAAACAAGCGATGGCAAATCCATCCGCTATAAGTTTCATAAGCACAAGCCGCACGAATATCCTATCGCGTATTACCTTGAAGAAGTAACCAAGCCGCATATGCTTTCCGAGCGTTATGAATATAGCGAGAGGGAATCCGATAAGTATCTCAACCTCTCTCATAAATGGATCGCCGGTCGCCGTATGCTGGCTGTTGATTATTACCACAGGACGACTAATCATGTCGGCGGGGCTATCGGCTCGATTTCATTGGAGAAGAAAGATTATCGCTTGGACCGCGTCAAACGGCTGCGGGCGCCTGTCGGCGAGGACGGCGAACTTATTCCCATTTACCGTTTTGAGTATCATATCAACCGGAAGAAAAATTCGCATGGCGAAGAGGAACTGCTAGACGGCAAAACGAATGTCTATGATGCCTATTGGCATAAGCAGACCTATGCCTTCGATAGAAACCATCGCTTGAAGTCTCATTTGAAGTACACGGGAACAGCGGATTACGCACCCTACAGTACGGAAGGGTATGTCTGGGGAAAAGAAGAGACGCCCTATGAAGGGTTTTTGCTTGGCAAATACCTGAAAGATAAAGATGGCCGTGTCCATCATGGACGTTATTTTGCCTATGATGAAAGCGGCAATGTGACCGTCAAAGCCCTATGCGGCCGCTTGACAGGTCTGCCTTGCCCGGACATTGAATTAAATGAAAGCCAGCTGCCGAAGAATAATGGCTACGAATGCGAAAGGAAATTTTATAAATATTCCGATGACGGTTTAAACCTGCTTAAAAAAGAAGAAGATAGTAATGGGACGGTCATCCGCTATACTTATAAAACAAACCCGGATAAGTCAAAAACAGACTTGCTTGCTTCTAAGCTCACTTATGTGAACCACCAAATTAGCCTGCGTGAATTTTACCATTATGATCACAATGGCGTCATGATTAAAAAAATCATCGATAACGGCACAAGCCGCGATGAAAATGATCTGACAGGCTTTAAAGAGAGGCATATTACTTACTATTTTCCGCGCATGGCCATGCCCGTCGGACTGCCCGAGCGGATCGATGAGATGTATCTGGATCCTTATTCCGGAACGGAGAAACTCCTCAAGCGAACCGGATGTCATTATTCCACGGAAGGCCATCTTCTGAAGCAGGATATTTTCGATAGCAACGGACAATATGTCTATTCGCAGTTTTGGGACTATGATGCCCAGGGCCACGCCATCCGGGAAACAAACGCCTTGGGAGAGACGATTACAAGGAAATATGATGAATATGGCAATCTGGCATCCCAGCAGGGCCCCGGATTGGACTATTGCATTGCCAATACGTATGACCAGGCGAACCGCCTCATACGTCAAGAGGAGAAACATACCGATGGCAAATGCTTTGTCACCCATAACCGCTATAATTACTTGAACCAATGCATTGCGGCTGTCAATCCCTATGGCCATGAAACGGTACAGGAGTATGACGATTTAGGCCGCGTGGTGGCCATTCATCTGCCTGCCATTGCCAATGAAAGGGGTGAGCTTGAGCATCCGGTGATTAGGAAGGAGTATGATGTTGCAGGCAATCCCATTTGCGTGACGGATGCAAAGGGAAGAGTCACAAGGACAGAGTATAATATCCGCGGGCAGCCTCTTCGCATTACTTATCCGGATGGATCGCAAGAGCAATTCTTTTACCGATTAGATGGCCAGCTTTGGCAAAAAGTGGAGAAAAACGGCAAACGCACGGCTTACCTGCGCGACTACCAAGGTCGCGTCTTAACCGAGACGGTATACGCCGCTAATGGCGAAATCTTAAAATGCCGGGCATGGGATTACAATGCCTTTCATATGCTGTCTTTCATAGATGAAGAAGGCTTGCTGACAACCTATGAATACGATAGCGCCGGGCGCCTAAGCGTTCTCGTGAAAGGAGACCAGCGCAAAGAGCATACTTATGACACGCTAGGCCGCTTGGTCGAAATCAAAGAGCTGACCGGCGATCAGCCGCAAGATTTCCGTCGCTATGTCAAAGCCTATGATTTATTGGATCGCATTACGGAAGAACGCATTGAGGCGCCCGATGGAACTGTTTTGCATGTCGACCGCTTTGCCTATGATTGCCGCGGCAATAAAACGCTTGTGCAATCGGGCAATCAGGTCACGCTAACTGAATACAATGCGCACGGCAATCCGGTTAAAATCATCGATGCATTGGGGCAGATGACGCATGTTGTATATAATACAGCCTTCTTGAATGAATATCAGCAATATGTCTTGCAAACGACAACGACCGATCCATTGGGCTATCAAATCATTCATACCTATGATACAGCCAACCGCCTAGTCGACGAAAAGCGGCTCAATCCTTTTGGCGTGCTGACAGCCCACCAGCATATCTTTTATGACCTATGCGGCAATAAAGTGCGCGTGATCGATGGAGTGATCCTTGAAGGACAGTTCCAGCGCGCAATCGAGACCATTTATTTCTATACGCTGGACAATCAAGTTGAAGCCCTGGTTGAAGCCGCCTGGCAGCCGGAGCAGAAGATCACGCGTTATAGCTATAATGAATTTGGGCAGCAAGCCGCAAAGATCAAGCCGGATGGGACCATCCTATTTTATGACTATGATGCCGAAGGCCGCATGAAGAGCATGCGTTCCTCGGATGGCACACTCTGGTATATCTATGACTATAATCGAAGCAATCAGATTGTAAAGGTCACGGACTTGATTCACCAAACGGCAACCGAGCGCGCTTATGATAGCCTGGGACAAGTGATCGGCGAGAAACTGGGCAACGGCCTTAACCTAGCCTATTGCTTTGATCGGGCCGGGCGGGCGCGCTTTGTCATTTTGCCGGACCAGACCGGCATCGAGTATGTCTACAATGCCCTTGACCTTAAAGAAATTCATCGTCTCAAGGAAGGCAAGCGCCTCTATTCGCACATTGAATCCTTTCATAACCTATCCGGATTGACCACAGAGGCGCAACTAGTCGGGCAAAATGGCGGTATCCATTATCAATATGATGCCTTGAACCGATGCACAGGTATTCAAGCAGATGCTTTAAGGCAGAGCGTTCCTGCCGGCGGCTATGACGCAGCTGGAAACCTTCGCCAGTATCAGGCGCAAGGGCTGGACTACTCCTTCCAATACGACGACCTCTATCAAATCAAAGCGGAAGCCGGGCATGTCCAACATACCTATCAAAATGACTCTTTAGCCAATCGCAGGTTGAAAGACGGCCAAGTGCATGTCTTGAATGCGCTCAACCAACTTATCCAGCGGGGAGAAGAGCACTATAGCTATGATGCCAACGGTAATTTAATTCAACGAAAGACGGGTACAGAGACCACCTCTTATACTTACGATGCCTTGGACAGGCTTGTTCAAGTCTCTAAAGAAGGAATGGTGATTCGCTATGCCTATGATGCCTTTAACCGCAGGCTGACAAAAAGGCAAGAGGGCAGGCCTGACCAGCATTTCTTCTATCAAGGCCAGGAAGAAATTGGCGCATGGGAGAATGGAGCAATCACTGAATTGAAGCTGCTTAGCAAAGGCAAGCGCAGTCCGGCTGTTGCCATTGAGATCAAGCAGCAGGTTTATGTGCCTATTCAAGATTTATTTGGCCATGTCGCTTGCTTGCTGGATTTGCAAGGACAAGTGGTTGAGCGCTATCGCTATACAGCTTTTGGAGAAACGCAAATTCTAGATTCTACAGATCAAGTGCTGTCGGAATCCCTGACAGGCAATCCATGGCGCTATGCCAACAAGCGCTGGGATGGCGAGACAGGCTTTGTGGCATTTGGCCTGCGCTACTATGATCCGGATTTAGGGCGTTGGGTGACGGCGGATCCCGCCGGCTTTGAAGACGGCCCTAACCTATATGCCTATGTGCATAACAGCCCGTTAATTTACCACGATCAGTTTGGGCTGTTTACCGAATTGCTCCCAATTGCAATTAATTTCTTTATGAACTATGCAATGCAAGATCCCATTAATCTTCCTATTCAGTCGGCAAAATGTGAATCAAATAAAGTTTATCCCATAGAGGATGGATTGTTAGATTATTGGGATCAAACTCGCCCTATTCCAGATTCTTTTTATCATAAGCAGTCTACAGTGTTTAACTTAAATGATGGCTTTATCGATCCGGAAACAGGTAAAGCATTTAATTTTCCAGAAGATCCAAACTTTCGCGTTTATTATTCAAATGGAATAAATACGAGTAAGAAAGAATGCATCGAAAATATGATTCACCTTTCGAAAACATTAAATTATAATGTTATGGGTATTTATTCGCCTTCGTTCGGGCCCGTGATGGATTTATACTATTATTCTCAAAATCATTACCGTTTTAAGGCTTATGAAACAGTTGATGTTATGTGTAAAGAGTGGGACAATTTTCTTAAGAGTTCTCTAGATAACAGAATTGCGATGATCCCTCATAGTCGTGGTGTAAGTTATACAAGAAATGGTTTAGCTATGTTCCCTGAGGACTTAAGGCAAAGAATTGATGTAATAGCGCTAGCGCCCGGAGGATATATTGATCCTGGATTATGCAAGAGTGTTTTCCATATATTAAGTAAAAGAGATTTTGTTCCTCTTGCTGATCCTATTGGTATGATACGTTGCCATGAATCAATTATATACTTAAATCCACATTCTGATGCAGATTGGCATGATCATGGTTGTCAAAGTCCAACCTTTCAAGATTCTATAAGAGTTAATTTTAAAAAGGTTAGATATCAATGA
- a CDS encoding pyridoxal-phosphate dependent enzyme: MAMASIKSYIKKTPLIRCKELEKELKSTYKVFLKLENEQLTKSFKIRGAFNALLALKDSEKIKGIITRSSGNFAQAYNHLDVIKGQGGNKKRLFELSRGKN; encoded by the coding sequence ATGGCAATGGCTTCTATAAAGTCTTACATAAAGAAAACTCCTTTGATTAGATGCAAAGAATTAGAAAAAGAGCTTAAGAGCACGTACAAAGTTTTTTTAAAGCTAGAAAATGAGCAATTAACAAAGAGCTTCAAAATCAGAGGGGCTTTTAATGCGCTTTTAGCCCTTAAAGATTCTGAAAAAATAAAAGGGATTATCACTAGATCTAGCGGTAATTTTGCACAAGCATATAACCATTTAGATGTAATTAAAGGGCAGGGAGGTAATAAAAAAAGGCTTTTCGAATTATCTCGCGGCAAAAATTAA
- a CDS encoding TrmB family transcriptional regulator, translating into MNELIQHLKTFDLTDNEARAYLAFLSHGDMNGYEVAKKCDIARGNIYSCLQRLVEKGAIVRGENDKFSPIPLHVFFENYQLHIDQSQQKAMTLFKQYVSQQQDEAQVLSLSSYENVLNRCRSILNLDSKLVLMAAFNPELETFKKEIESIQNSQKEINILTFGKKPDWLKEVSEHLSEDLIEKAQGGRLLMVAGFPQALIAIIRSDGTASGIWAWNRYLAAVIGLYISHEILITKMWPMLEKSKQQEILNSLSDLSSKIALAGVIPDLPLEFYVSGVMTPKK; encoded by the coding sequence ATGAATGAACTTATCCAACACCTAAAGACATTTGACTTAACTGACAATGAAGCCCGAGCTTATCTTGCTTTTTTGAGCCATGGAGATATGAATGGGTATGAGGTAGCCAAAAAATGCGATATTGCTCGGGGAAATATATATAGCTGTTTACAGCGATTAGTGGAAAAAGGGGCTATAGTAAGAGGGGAAAACGACAAATTTTCACCGATTCCTCTTCACGTATTTTTCGAAAATTATCAATTGCATATCGATCAATCGCAACAAAAAGCGATGACTTTATTTAAACAATATGTCAGTCAGCAGCAAGATGAAGCTCAAGTTCTTTCTCTGTCTAGCTATGAGAATGTATTGAATCGATGTCGATCTATTTTAAATTTGGATTCTAAATTAGTATTAATGGCTGCCTTTAATCCTGAATTAGAAACGTTTAAAAAAGAGATAGAATCTATTCAAAATTCTCAAAAGGAAATAAACATTCTTACTTTTGGCAAAAAGCCCGATTGGTTGAAAGAGGTAAGTGAACATCTATCTGAAGATCTAATTGAGAAAGCGCAAGGGGGCCGTTTACTCATGGTTGCAGGATTTCCGCAAGCTTTGATTGCTATTATTCGATCGGATGGGACAGCTTCAGGTATTTGGGCTTGGAATCGATATTTAGCAGCTGTGATAGGACTATATATCTCACATGAAATTCTTATTACCAAAATGTGGCCTATGCTTGAAAAATCAAAACAACAGGAAATTTTGAATTCTCTTTCGGATTTAAGTAGCAAGATCGCTTTAGCAGGAGTTATTCCAGACCTGCCATTGGAATTCTATGTCTCAGGTGTGATGACTCCAAAAAAATAA
- a CDS encoding phosphotransferase, with product MALQLIREQFPNLSAKNIRLLGSGWDNTAFIIDEELIFRFPRREIALPLLEAEWCALPKLASRLPVPIPIPQWKGSPTSHFPWPFIGYRLISGFTACYANLLEEGRAALAEPIAQFLARLHATPKSEISECHLPENNQFRIDGTLLTTKIGKNFEELSLLGLLENRKKLEDVVQNLQHFKAPVNSFLVHGDFYVRHLLVNQKHDLVGVIDWGDVHWGDPAIDLAIAHSFLPVQAHKSFRTAYGEITEETWALAKLRAIYSSTLLTLFGYHSDDPNIMREGLRSLKVMSME from the coding sequence TTGGCTTTGCAATTAATTAGGGAGCAATTTCCAAATCTTTCTGCTAAAAATATTCGCTTGTTAGGCTCTGGTTGGGATAATACAGCCTTTATCATTGATGAAGAATTAATCTTTCGATTCCCAAGAAGAGAGATTGCTCTTCCTCTTTTAGAGGCCGAATGGTGTGCGTTGCCTAAGTTGGCCTCACGTCTTCCTGTGCCTATTCCGATCCCGCAATGGAAGGGCTCGCCAACTTCTCATTTTCCATGGCCCTTTATTGGTTACCGCTTAATTTCCGGTTTTACTGCGTGTTATGCTAATCTTCTGGAAGAGGGGAGGGCAGCTCTTGCAGAACCTATTGCTCAATTCCTTGCAAGGCTTCACGCAACGCCTAAATCTGAGATCTCAGAATGCCATCTTCCAGAAAATAATCAGTTCCGAATCGATGGGACCTTATTAACGACGAAAATAGGAAAAAATTTTGAAGAACTTTCCTTACTGGGATTGCTAGAAAATAGAAAAAAACTTGAGGACGTGGTGCAGAATTTACAGCATTTTAAAGCTCCCGTTAATTCATTCCTGGTACATGGAGATTTCTATGTTAGACATTTGCTTGTCAATCAAAAACATGATCTAGTGGGGGTTATCGATTGGGGGGATGTCCATTGGGGAGATCCTGCAATTGATCTTGCGATTGCTCACAGTTTTTTACCCGTGCAAGCACACAAATCTTTTAGAACAGCTTATGGGGAGATAACGGAAGAAACCTGGGCATTAGCTAAATTAAGAGCTATTTACAGCAGCACCTTACTGACGTTATTTGGTTATCATTCTGATGATCCCAATATTATGCGTGAGGGACTTCGCTCTCTTAAAGTAATGAGTATGGAATGA
- a CDS encoding CatB-related O-acetyltransferase, producing MEKEKMIGPDPNSLYPIKDYDKLVFLKNFVKASNIFIGDYTYFDDRRYGPDKFEEYNVLYNYDFSKVKLVMGKFCAIAAGTRFIMTGDHKLDAISTYPFPIFGHGWESAFNVYDLPVKGDIIVGHDVWFGYESLVMNGVTIGNGAIIAARAVVVKDVPAYSIVAGNPAKVVKMRFDDKTIDRLQKIAWWDWSIEKINKHLKLLCHLDVDQLEMAAAE from the coding sequence CTGGAGAAAGAAAAAATGATAGGACCCGATCCCAACTCCCTCTATCCCATTAAGGATTACGATAAGCTTGTCTTTCTGAAAAATTTTGTTAAAGCTAGTAATATTTTCATTGGAGATTACACGTACTTTGATGATCGTCGCTATGGCCCGGATAAATTTGAAGAGTACAATGTTTTATATAACTATGATTTTTCCAAAGTCAAACTTGTCATGGGCAAGTTCTGCGCTATTGCCGCAGGAACGCGTTTTATTATGACAGGAGATCATAAGCTTGATGCCATTAGCACTTATCCCTTTCCGATCTTTGGCCATGGTTGGGAGTCTGCTTTTAATGTTTATGATTTGCCTGTCAAAGGCGATATTATTGTCGGCCACGATGTTTGGTTCGGCTATGAGTCTCTAGTGATGAATGGGGTAACAATAGGCAATGGAGCAATTATCGCAGCAAGAGCCGTAGTCGTTAAAGATGTTCCTGCTTATTCGATCGTTGCAGGCAATCCCGCTAAAGTCGTAAAGATGCGATTTGATGATAAGACTATTGACCGTTTACAGAAAATTGCCTGGTGGGATTGGAGCATTGAAAAAATCAATAAACATTTGAAGCTTCTCTGCCATCTAGATGTGGATCAATTGGAAATGGCTGCTGCTGAATAG
- a CDS encoding GNAT family N-acetyltransferase, whose product MKINQVSFDNAIIIRPMHAIDIKVIAIDRCPPWTTVQETRKKWNAYYKEQQSAIRTIGIIEQNSEIVGYGSLLLKSQYPYFYGIPEIHDVWIYKEYRERGLGSRLINWLEALAKEKGYKEIGIGVGLYADYGAAQRLYVRLGYLPDGHGITYKYQSTVPGEPYPLDDDLILWLKKDL is encoded by the coding sequence ATGAAAATTAATCAAGTCAGTTTCGATAATGCAATCATCATCCGCCCCATGCATGCAATCGACATAAAAGTCATTGCAATTGATCGTTGCCCTCCTTGGACAACTGTTCAAGAAACAAGGAAGAAGTGGAATGCGTATTACAAAGAGCAGCAATCAGCTATCCGCACCATAGGGATAATAGAACAAAATAGCGAAATAGTGGGCTATGGAAGTCTGCTCCTTAAATCCCAATACCCTTATTTTTATGGGATTCCAGAGATCCACGATGTTTGGATTTACAAAGAATATCGGGAAAGGGGCTTAGGTAGCCGATTGATCAATTGGCTCGAAGCGCTTGCTAAAGAGAAGGGCTATAAAGAAATAGGCATTGGTGTCGGCCTTTATGCAGATTATGGCGCGGCACAAAGGCTCTACGTTCGCTTAGGGTATTTACCGGATGGTCATGGAATCACATATAAATACCAATCAACCGTGCCGGGAGAGCCTTATCCATTAGATGATGATTTAATTTTGTGGCTGAAAAAAGATTTATAA
- a CDS encoding ABC transporter permease has protein sequence MGSANILQLGIKELRTLRRDPIMIILIIYAFSGSIYAAAKVLPETLHKAPIAIIDEDHSELSERIDDAFYPPYFMVPSLITWEEEDARLDAGLDTFIIDIPPNFQKDFLAGRKPIIQVNIDATRMSQAFTGHLYVQNIITEEILAFSQRYRSNPTLPVDVALRVLYNPNLIQSWFGAVMELINSITMLSVILTGAAFIREREHGTVEHLLVMPVTPVEIMVSKIWAMALVVLVATACSMALVIQGLLAIPIQGSIPLFLTGALLQLFATTSMGIFLGTMARSMPQFGLLAILVLLPLEILSGGITPRESMPEFIQNMMLAAPNTYFVMLAQAILFRGAGFLTVWPQFLALILLGTILFVISLARFRKTLELMQV, from the coding sequence ATGGGCAGTGCTAACATCTTGCAACTTGGTATTAAAGAGTTACGCACTCTAAGGCGAGATCCCATCATGATTATCTTGATCATATATGCCTTTAGCGGCTCCATTTATGCTGCTGCTAAAGTTCTCCCTGAAACTCTTCACAAGGCCCCCATCGCCATCATTGATGAAGACCATTCAGAGCTTTCCGAAAGGATAGACGATGCATTCTATCCCCCCTATTTTATGGTACCTTCACTGATTACATGGGAGGAAGAAGACGCCCGATTGGATGCAGGTTTAGATACCTTTATTATCGATATTCCTCCAAATTTTCAAAAGGATTTTTTGGCAGGAAGAAAACCTATTATTCAAGTCAACATCGATGCGACTAGGATGAGTCAAGCTTTTACAGGCCATCTTTATGTCCAGAATATTATCACAGAAGAAATTCTTGCTTTTTCGCAGAGGTACCGTTCAAATCCGACACTTCCAGTGGATGTGGCTTTAAGGGTTTTATATAACCCGAATCTAATTCAGAGTTGGTTTGGGGCAGTCATGGAACTCATTAATAGTATCACCATGCTTTCCGTTATCCTGACTGGAGCTGCGTTTATCCGCGAACGCGAGCATGGCACTGTGGAGCATCTATTGGTGATGCCCGTTACTCCCGTCGAGATCATGGTCAGTAAAATTTGGGCGATGGCTCTAGTTGTATTAGTTGCGACAGCTTGTTCAATGGCTCTTGTCATTCAAGGTCTACTCGCCATTCCCATTCAGGGCTCCATTCCTTTATTCTTGACAGGCGCTTTATTGCAATTGTTTGCCACTACCTCTATGGGTATCTTTCTTGGCACAATGGCGCGTTCTATGCCTCAATTTGGCTTATTGGCGATACTGGTTTTGCTACCGTTGGAAATATTATCGGGAGGTATTACACCGCGTGAGAGCATGCCTGAATTCATTCAAAATATGATGCTGGCCGCACCCAATACCTATTTTGTCATGTTGGCACAGGCGATCTTATTTCGCGGAGCAGGCTTTTTGACCGTTTGGCCTCAATTCCTTGCCCTTATACTACTTGGTACAATTTTATTTGTGATATCACTGGCACGCTTTCGCAAAACCCTAGAGTTAATGCAGGTATAA